Proteins encoded together in one Cicer arietinum cultivar CDC Frontier isolate Library 1 chromosome 4, Cicar.CDCFrontier_v2.0, whole genome shotgun sequence window:
- the LOC113786119 gene encoding uncharacterized protein isoform X2: MFEGLEIYKVHKQFCLVDFVFMPSWDLFQDTCKPCILDYLCLQNLLLKVEELNGIWRIQLGESCYDNQDIGSCDFDGPAMITTTEPKRQMC; this comes from the exons ATGTTCGAAG GATTAGAAATATACAAAGTGCACAAACAATTCTGCTTGGTGGATTTTGTCTTCATGCCCAGTTGGGATTTGTTTCAAGATACATGCAAACCTTGCATTCTGGATTACTTGTGCCTACAAAATTTGCTCCTCAAGGTGGAAGAACTGAATGG CATTTGGAGGATTCAACTTGGTGAGAGTTGCTATGATAATCAAGATATTGGGTCTTGTGATTTCGATGGACCTGCTATGATCACCACCACTGAGCCTA AGAGACAAATGTGTTGA
- the LOC113786119 gene encoding uncharacterized protein isoform X1 has product MQHPFKAKGNQEIIILNSWVPFHVRRIRNIQSAQTILLGGFCLHAQLGFVSRYMQTLHSGLLVPTKFAPQDYYVRSAFGGFNLVRVAMIIKILGLVISMDLL; this is encoded by the exons ATGCAGCACCCTTTCAAGGCAAA GGGTAATCAAGAAATCATAATTCTTAACTCTTGGGTTCCCTTCCATGTTCGAAG GATTAGAAATATACAAAGTGCACAAACAATTCTGCTTGGTGGATTTTGTCTTCATGCCCAGTTGGGATTTGTTTCAAGATACATGCAAACCTTGCATTCTGGATTACTTGTGCCTACAAAATTTGCTCCTCAAG ATTATTATGTACGTTCAGCATTTGGAGGATTCAACTTGGTGAGAGTTGCTATGATAATCAAGATATTGGGTCTTGTGATTTCGATGGACCTGCTATGA